The proteins below come from a single Crossiella sp. CA-258035 genomic window:
- a CDS encoding spherulation-specific family 4 protein: MTMEPDRGLLAVPAYFHPTTAPADWQTLVSAAEYLRLVILNIDSGPGLAKEIMFSAVVQRLKLAGIPVMGYVDTGYGRCSRELVQRQIARYHAWYRVDGVFFDQVSADAEHLPQYKSLAAAARGMGARTVVFNHGVYPAYGYAKLADLLVTFEGRLREHENLKVPAWAYGMPAQRFCHLVYGTPRGDTERTLQRASRFNAGAVYVTDLDGANPWRRLAGHFNRQTLAVGRCGPRRVS; this comes from the coding sequence ATGACCATGGAACCGGACCGCGGGCTGCTCGCGGTTCCGGCCTACTTCCACCCCACCACCGCCCCGGCCGACTGGCAGACGCTGGTCAGCGCCGCGGAGTACCTGCGCCTGGTGATCCTCAACATCGACAGCGGACCAGGGCTGGCGAAGGAGATCATGTTCAGCGCCGTGGTGCAGCGGCTCAAGCTGGCCGGCATCCCGGTGATGGGCTACGTGGACACCGGCTACGGGCGCTGCTCACGGGAGCTGGTGCAGCGCCAGATCGCCCGCTACCACGCCTGGTACCGGGTGGACGGGGTGTTCTTCGACCAGGTCTCGGCCGACGCCGAGCACCTGCCGCAGTACAAGAGCCTGGCCGCGGCCGCACGCGGGATGGGCGCGCGCACGGTGGTGTTCAACCACGGCGTCTACCCGGCCTACGGGTACGCCAAGCTGGCCGACCTGCTGGTCACCTTCGAGGGACGGCTGCGCGAGCACGAGAACCTCAAGGTCCCGGCCTGGGCCTACGGCATGCCGGCCCAGCGGTTCTGCCACCTGGTCTACGGCACGCCGAGGGGCGACACCGAACGGACGTTGCAGCGGGCCTCGCGGTTCAACGCGGGCGCGGTGTACGTGACCGACCTGGACGGAGCGAACCCGTGGCGACGACTTGCGGGGCATTTCAACCGGCAGACCCTGGCCGTCGGCCGCTGCGGCCCACGACGCGTGTCCTGA
- a CDS encoding copper-translocating P-type ATPase has product MREHEQQTKQDEHPGHGAGGHEGGGHGAHASHGGAGGHAGHGGAHASQGGADGHAGHGGAHASHGAGEHAGHGGHGAHGGHGDHAAQFRDRFWLSLGLSVPAVFASHMVSGWLGYHVPSWLAWVAPVFGTVVFLYGGVPFLTGAVGELRARRPGMMTLVAMGTSVAFLASALATLGVLGPELDFWWELALLVVIMLLGHWLEMRALGQASGALAALAELLPDTAERLGADGNPVPVPLAELAVGDVVLVRSGGRVPADGVVVDGAAEVDESMVTGESRTVRRDVGDRVVAGTVATDSAVRVRISAVGEQTALAGIQRLVAQAQESRSRVQALADRAAAALFYFAAAAGVLTFLVWTLLGDLTAAVERTVTVLVIACPHALGLAIPLVIALSTSLSARAGILVKDRLALERMRQVDAVLFDKTGTLTKGRPAVIGVTGHPDTLRLAAAAESDSEHPLARAVVTAAGPDLPRASDFRSLTGRGVRATVDGSVISVGGPALLREKGIEPLTGATQEWAARGAAVLHVLRDNEVLGAIGLADEVRPESREAVAELHRAGVRVVMVTGDARHVAEAVAAELGVDEVFAEVLPEDKDSAVRALQERGHRVAMVGDGVNDAPALARADVGIAIGAGTDVAIESAGVVLAGDDPRGVLAVRRLSVASYRKMRQNLVWATGYNVLSVPLAAGVLAGIGFVLPPAVGAVAMSLSTIVVALNAQLLRRVRLNRASAERPASGSSASS; this is encoded by the coding sequence GTGCGCGAACACGAGCAGCAGACGAAGCAGGATGAGCACCCGGGACACGGCGCGGGCGGCCACGAGGGTGGCGGGCACGGCGCACACGCGAGCCATGGCGGCGCTGGTGGGCATGCCGGGCACGGCGGCGCGCACGCGAGCCAGGGCGGTGCGGACGGGCACGCGGGCCACGGCGGCGCGCATGCGAGCCACGGTGCGGGCGAGCATGCGGGCCACGGCGGCCACGGCGCGCATGGCGGCCATGGCGACCATGCCGCGCAGTTCCGGGACCGGTTCTGGTTGAGCCTCGGGCTCAGCGTGCCGGCCGTGTTCGCCTCGCACATGGTCTCCGGCTGGCTCGGCTACCACGTCCCGTCCTGGCTCGCCTGGGTCGCCCCGGTCTTCGGCACCGTGGTCTTCCTCTACGGCGGCGTCCCCTTCCTCACCGGCGCGGTCGGCGAGCTCCGCGCGCGCAGGCCCGGCATGATGACGCTGGTCGCGATGGGCACCTCGGTCGCCTTCCTGGCCAGCGCGCTGGCGACGCTGGGCGTTCTTGGTCCGGAGCTGGACTTCTGGTGGGAGCTGGCGCTGCTGGTGGTGATCATGCTGCTCGGGCACTGGCTGGAGATGCGCGCGCTCGGGCAGGCTTCCGGCGCGCTGGCGGCGCTGGCCGAGTTGTTGCCGGACACCGCGGAACGCCTTGGGGCGGACGGGAACCCGGTGCCGGTGCCGCTGGCGGAGCTGGCCGTGGGTGATGTGGTGCTGGTGCGTTCCGGTGGGCGGGTGCCCGCGGACGGCGTGGTGGTGGACGGGGCGGCCGAGGTCGACGAGTCCATGGTGACCGGGGAGTCGCGGACGGTGCGGCGCGATGTGGGGGACCGGGTGGTGGCGGGCACGGTGGCCACCGACTCGGCGGTGCGGGTGCGGATCAGCGCGGTGGGGGAGCAGACCGCGCTGGCCGGGATCCAGCGGCTGGTCGCGCAGGCCCAGGAGTCGCGGTCCCGGGTGCAGGCCCTGGCGGACCGGGCGGCGGCCGCGTTGTTCTACTTCGCCGCGGCGGCGGGGGTGCTGACCTTCCTGGTCTGGACGTTGCTCGGGGATCTCACCGCCGCCGTGGAACGCACCGTGACGGTGCTGGTGATCGCCTGCCCGCACGCCCTCGGGCTGGCCATCCCACTGGTGATCGCGCTGTCCACCTCGCTGTCGGCCCGCGCGGGCATCCTGGTCAAGGACCGGCTCGCGCTGGAGCGGATGCGCCAGGTCGACGCGGTGCTCTTCGACAAGACCGGCACCCTCACCAAGGGCCGCCCGGCGGTGATCGGCGTGACCGGGCACCCGGACACCCTGCGACTCGCGGCCGCCGCGGAGAGCGACTCCGAGCACCCGCTGGCCCGCGCGGTGGTCACCGCCGCGGGGCCGGACCTGCCGCGCGCCAGTGACTTCCGTTCGCTGACCGGCCGGGGAGTGCGGGCCACCGTGGACGGGTCGGTGATCAGCGTCGGCGGACCGGCGCTGTTGCGGGAGAAGGGGATCGAGCCGCTGACCGGGGCGACGCAGGAGTGGGCGGCCAGGGGTGCGGCGGTGCTGCACGTGTTGCGGGACAACGAGGTGCTGGGTGCGATCGGGCTGGCCGACGAGGTGCGGCCGGAGTCGCGGGAAGCGGTGGCCGAGCTGCACCGGGCCGGAGTGCGGGTGGTCATGGTCACCGGGGACGCCCGGCACGTGGCCGAGGCGGTCGCGGCGGAACTGGGTGTGGACGAGGTGTTCGCCGAGGTGCTGCCCGAGGACAAGGACTCGGCGGTGCGGGCGCTGCAAGAACGCGGGCACCGGGTGGCCATGGTCGGCGACGGGGTGAACGACGCGCCCGCGCTGGCCCGTGCGGACGTGGGCATCGCCATCGGGGCGGGCACCGACGTGGCCATCGAGTCCGCCGGTGTGGTGCTGGCCGGTGACGACCCGCGCGGGGTGCTCGCGGTGCGGCGGCTGTCGGTGGCCAGCTACCGCAAGATGCGGCAGAACCTGGTGTGGGCCACCGGCTACAACGTGCTGTCGGTGCCGCTGGCCGCCGGGGTGCTGGCCGGGATCGGGTTCGTGCTGCCGCCCGCGGTGGGCGCGGTGGCGATGAGCCTGTCCACCATCGTGGTCGCGCTCAACGCCCAGCTGCTGCGCCGGGTCCGGCTCAACAGGGCCAGCGCGGAGCGTCCAGCTTCAGGTTCTTCCGCATCGAGCTGA
- a CDS encoding BTAD domain-containing putative transcriptional regulator: protein MTQDELDFRVLGPLEVRAQRLALPIGGLKPRQLLATLLLNPNRLVPAETLVDVLWPQSPPRSAVPNLRTYVSTLRSSLRAGGEERILAQPRGYAIVVRPDELDLLVFEELTARARQSRADGRLELTVELLRRADGLVRGAPLEDLPPAPGWTAQLRRVEERVLQATEERLAALVALGRYEPAIAELRELLARHPFREGLSQQLMLALAGTGRDAEALQTFADLRRGLLEELGAEPGQESRRIHAALLSGELPATEPVVAPATRSAVSQLPPADGDFTGRGPALDQLTALLQPVSPELGAARIAVLTGPAGAGKSALAAQAAHAVRARFPDGQLYLDLGGSHRPAPTGRLLAELLRSLGVTDLPDGLAERAARYRSALAERRVLVWLDDAAGAAQVRPLLPATSGCAVLVTSRRGLTELPGVHEVPVEALTPAEGDRLLARIVGSARIAAEPEAAAAILRACGGLPLAVRIAGARLAARPAWRLATLAERLADPARRLAELRCGDLDAGAGIAESRRGLSLAAATTFLRWGLLGPSPVRAETLGDPAAVEELVDAGLAAVATASGPRYRLPELPRCAAIADAPTDPAWVGQVLDGWLHRARAAAAALPVNIFTPGQRDHLATEPLTRALAWLDAERPALVEAVELAARHGEHDTAAGLALALVPYFDLGSHHEDWERTHQAALPVSQGEQRAALLRGLGQLHLYRDEYQRARERFTAAHQLFADDYGRALARCGLGALARVLERPAEALEHHRTALIAFRAKGDACAEAYARSAIGSARMAQHRLDEALLAFTDALRLARLAGDEHRAAHVLHQLGLLHHRQGRPDRGLSCLDEALSVFERLRDAHGEAYVLRALGELHSADGRRACGRSSLERAVRLYQRLGDRHGEAGATQLLGEVLRGERREALAEEHLRRALRLWRDLRLPPQPVTRLRAGR from the coding sequence ATGACCCAGGACGAACTGGACTTCCGGGTGCTCGGACCGCTGGAGGTCAGGGCGCAGCGGCTCGCGCTGCCCATCGGCGGCCTCAAGCCGCGCCAGCTGCTGGCCACCCTGCTGCTCAACCCGAACCGCCTGGTACCGGCGGAGACGCTGGTGGACGTGCTGTGGCCGCAGTCGCCGCCGCGCTCGGCGGTGCCGAACCTGCGCACCTACGTCAGCACCCTGCGCAGCAGCCTGCGCGCCGGTGGCGAGGAGCGGATCCTGGCCCAGCCGCGCGGCTACGCCATCGTGGTCCGGCCGGACGAGCTGGACCTGCTGGTCTTCGAGGAGCTGACCGCCAGGGCCAGGCAGAGCCGGGCCGACGGACGGCTGGAACTGACCGTGGAGCTGCTGCGCCGGGCCGACGGGCTGGTCCGGGGCGCGCCGCTGGAGGACCTGCCACCGGCCCCTGGCTGGACCGCACAGCTGCGCCGGGTGGAGGAACGCGTCCTGCAGGCCACCGAGGAGCGGCTGGCCGCCCTGGTGGCGCTGGGCCGCTACGAGCCCGCCATCGCCGAGCTGCGCGAGCTGCTGGCCCGGCACCCGTTCCGGGAGGGCCTGAGCCAGCAGCTGATGCTCGCGCTGGCCGGGACCGGCCGGGACGCCGAGGCCCTGCAAACGTTCGCCGACCTGCGCCGCGGCCTGCTGGAGGAGCTGGGCGCGGAGCCCGGCCAGGAGTCCAGGCGCATCCACGCCGCGCTGCTCTCCGGCGAGCTGCCCGCCACCGAGCCGGTGGTGGCCCCGGCGACCCGGTCCGCGGTCAGCCAGCTGCCGCCCGCCGACGGCGACTTCACCGGCCGTGGCCCGGCATTGGACCAGCTGACCGCGCTGCTGCAACCGGTGTCCCCCGAGCTGGGCGCGGCCCGGATCGCGGTGCTCACCGGACCGGCGGGCGCGGGCAAGTCCGCGCTGGCGGCCCAGGCCGCGCACGCGGTGCGGGCCCGGTTCCCGGACGGCCAGCTGTACCTGGACCTCGGCGGCTCGCACCGGCCCGCACCCACCGGCCGCCTGCTCGCCGAGCTGCTGCGCTCCCTCGGCGTCACCGACCTGCCCGACGGCCTGGCCGAGCGGGCCGCCCGCTACCGCTCCGCGCTGGCCGAGCGGCGGGTGCTGGTGTGGCTGGACGACGCCGCGGGCGCGGCCCAGGTCCGGCCGCTGCTGCCGGCCACCAGCGGCTGCGCGGTGCTGGTCACCAGCCGCCGGGGACTGACCGAACTGCCCGGGGTGCACGAGGTCCCGGTGGAGGCGCTCACCCCGGCCGAGGGCGACCGGCTGCTGGCCAGGATCGTCGGCTCGGCCCGGATCGCGGCCGAACCCGAGGCCGCCGCGGCCATCCTGCGCGCCTGCGGCGGACTGCCGCTGGCGGTGCGGATCGCGGGCGCCCGGCTGGCCGCCCGGCCCGCCTGGCGGCTGGCCACCCTGGCCGAGCGCCTGGCCGACCCGGCGCGGCGGCTGGCCGAGCTGCGCTGCGGCGACCTGGACGCGGGCGCGGGCATCGCGGAGTCCAGGCGCGGGCTGAGCCTGGCCGCCGCGACCACCTTCCTGCGCTGGGGCCTGCTCGGACCGTCCCCGGTGCGCGCGGAGACCCTGGGCGATCCGGCCGCGGTGGAGGAGCTGGTGGACGCCGGGCTGGCCGCGGTGGCCACCGCGAGCGGCCCGCGCTACCGGCTGCCGGAACTGCCGCGCTGCGCCGCGATCGCCGACGCGCCAACGGATCCGGCCTGGGTGGGGCAGGTGCTGGACGGCTGGCTGCACCGCGCCCGCGCCGCCGCCGCTGCCCTGCCGGTCAACATCTTCACGCCAGGCCAACGAGATCATCTCGCCACCGAACCGCTGACCCGCGCGCTGGCCTGGCTGGACGCCGAGCGCCCCGCGCTGGTCGAGGCGGTCGAGCTGGCCGCCCGGCACGGCGAGCACGACACCGCCGCCGGGCTGGCGCTGGCCCTGGTGCCCTACTTCGACCTGGGCAGCCACCACGAGGACTGGGAACGGACGCACCAGGCCGCTTTGCCGGTCTCCCAAGGGGAACAGCGGGCGGCGCTGCTGCGCGGGCTCGGCCAGCTGCACCTGTACCGGGACGAGTACCAGCGGGCCAGGGAACGTTTCACCGCCGCGCACCAGCTCTTCGCCGACGACTACGGCCGCGCGCTGGCCCGGTGCGGGCTGGGCGCGCTGGCCAGGGTGCTCGAGCGCCCGGCCGAGGCGCTGGAGCACCACCGCACCGCGCTGATCGCCTTCCGCGCCAAGGGTGACGCGTGCGCGGAGGCCTACGCGCGCAGTGCGATCGGCTCGGCCAGGATGGCCCAGCACCGGCTGGACGAGGCGCTGCTGGCCTTCACCGACGCGCTCCGGCTGGCCAGGCTGGCCGGGGACGAGCACCGCGCCGCGCACGTGCTGCACCAGCTCGGCCTGCTGCACCACCGGCAGGGCAGGCCGGACCGTGGACTGTCCTGTTTGGACGAAGCGCTGTCGGTCTTCGAGCGGCTCCGGGACGCGCACGGCGAGGCGTATGTGTTGCGCGCCTTGGGAGAGCTGCACTCCGCGGACGGCCGTCGCGCCTGCGGGCGCAGCTCCCTGGAACGCGCGGTCCGCCTCTACCAGCGGCTGGGCGACCGGCACGGCGAGGCCGGGGCCACCCAGCTGCTCGGCGAGGTGCTCCGCGGCGAGCGCCGGGAGGCACTGGCCGAGGAGCACCTGCGCCGCGCCCTACGGCTGTGGCGGGACCTGCGCTTGCCGCCTCAGCCGGTGACCCGGTTGAGGGCGGGCAGGTAG
- a CDS encoding M23 family metallopeptidase, producing MKIRHLVAAGVGLLLAAASVAVAPAAQAAGPRPNFQLPFPCGQAWNGDNDNSSAHRAYEIDFNRGGSPGADKGDTVSAAAAGKVITSAHQGSVNGYGNLVVLDHGGGWRTYYAHLDVRSVGVGAQVRQGQKIGTVGNTSRPGNNITPHLHYEVRTTDTSYPGNIQPAYFNGARFGYPNQTLTSRNCGGGGNPYDAAEVCGAGYSVIDTASLGAAGSVALAFNAGNGSNCVVTLKGASIGTASAVSAYLEVQGEARATDAGSFDYYAGPVRKAAAGKCVKWGGSVGSAVYNSPFEHCG from the coding sequence ATGAAAATCAGACATCTGGTAGCGGCGGGAGTAGGACTGTTGCTCGCGGCCGCCTCGGTGGCGGTCGCGCCCGCGGCCCAGGCAGCCGGTCCCCGCCCCAACTTCCAGCTGCCCTTCCCCTGCGGACAGGCCTGGAACGGCGACAACGACAACAGCAGCGCGCACCGCGCCTACGAGATCGACTTCAACCGCGGCGGCAGCCCCGGCGCGGACAAGGGCGACACGGTGTCCGCGGCCGCCGCGGGCAAGGTGATCACCTCCGCGCACCAGGGTTCGGTCAACGGCTACGGCAACCTGGTGGTGCTCGACCACGGCGGCGGCTGGCGCACCTACTACGCGCACCTGGATGTCCGCTCGGTCGGGGTCGGCGCGCAGGTCAGGCAGGGTCAGAAGATCGGCACCGTGGGCAACACCAGCAGGCCGGGCAACAACATCACCCCGCACCTGCACTACGAGGTGCGCACCACCGACACCTCCTACCCCGGCAACATCCAGCCCGCCTACTTCAACGGCGCCCGTTTCGGCTACCCGAACCAGACGCTGACCTCCCGCAACTGCGGTGGCGGCGGCAACCCCTACGACGCGGCCGAGGTGTGCGGCGCCGGGTACAGTGTGATCGACACCGCTTCGCTGGGCGCGGCCGGTTCGGTGGCGCTGGCGTTCAACGCGGGCAACGGCAGCAACTGCGTGGTGACGCTCAAGGGCGCCTCGATCGGCACCGCGTCGGCGGTGTCGGCCTACCTGGAGGTGCAGGGCGAGGCGCGGGCGACCGACGCGGGGAGTTTCGACTACTACGCGGGTCCGGTGCGCAAGGCGGCGGCCGGTAAATGCGTGAAATGGGGCGGTTCGGTGGGCTCGGCGGTTTATAACAGTCCGTTCGAGCACTGCGGTTGA
- a CDS encoding glutamate ABC transporter substrate-binding protein: MRFTGLLRIGAALAAVALAAACGTPGQGSAGGSKSLVARAGDTKKVTIGVRFDQPGLSLKVTETKFEGFDIDVAKYIAGQLGVQPSDITWKEVRAADREKLIKDGSVDFVVATYSINDTRKQSVSFAGPYFVAGQAILVRSTTNNITGPESLNGKKLCSVKDSTSAQQVRQKFAKDAQLVEYFRYSECVNALLLNNVDAVTTDDVILAGFAAQNPELLKVAGKPFTQERYGIGLNKDDAEGRTAINAAIEKMISSGEWKKSIDRNVGPSGYQVPTPPSITER, from the coding sequence ATGCGATTCACCGGGCTCCTGCGAATCGGTGCGGCGCTGGCCGCCGTCGCCTTGGCCGCCGCCTGTGGCACACCGGGGCAGGGATCCGCCGGGGGCAGCAAGTCGCTGGTCGCCCGCGCCGGGGACACCAAGAAGGTGACCATCGGGGTTCGCTTCGACCAGCCGGGGTTGTCGCTGAAGGTCACCGAGACCAAGTTCGAGGGCTTCGACATCGACGTGGCGAAGTACATCGCCGGCCAGCTCGGTGTGCAGCCTTCCGACATCACCTGGAAGGAGGTGCGCGCCGCCGACCGGGAGAAGCTGATCAAGGACGGGTCGGTGGACTTCGTGGTCGCGACCTACTCGATCAACGACACCCGGAAGCAGTCGGTGTCCTTCGCCGGACCGTACTTCGTTGCGGGGCAAGCCATCCTGGTCCGGTCGACCACCAACAACATCACCGGCCCGGAGTCGCTCAACGGCAAGAAGCTGTGCTCGGTCAAGGACTCCACCTCGGCCCAGCAGGTGCGGCAGAAGTTCGCCAAGGACGCCCAGCTCGTCGAGTACTTCCGGTACTCCGAGTGCGTCAACGCGCTGCTGCTCAACAACGTCGACGCGGTCACCACCGACGACGTGATCCTGGCCGGTTTCGCCGCGCAGAACCCCGAGCTGCTCAAGGTGGCCGGCAAGCCGTTCACCCAGGAGCGCTACGGCATCGGCCTGAACAAGGACGACGCCGAGGGCCGGACCGCGATCAACGCCGCGATCGAGAAGATGATCAGCAGCGGCGAGTGGAAGAAGTCCATCGACCGCAACGTCGGGCCCTCTGGCTACCAGGTGCCGACACCGCCGTCGATCACGGAGCGGTAG
- a CDS encoding family 20 glycosylhydrolase, whose translation MTPRTIPAVQSWAASDGRYRFGPGSTILVDPAASAELTADANTFAVDLGLLFETAPPKVRTAAAADARDGDLVLGLGLSDEQLGEEGYQLEIGPVLRLHARRRLGVFWGSRTVLQLLHGTAGEPIQAGRIRDWPRYTVRGALLCNATKHYDMGWWTNQIRDLSYLKFNELVIYVDGVGVTRQELEQIARLSEQYHVTVLPQLNMPGHMDQVLPPHRQYQLRHPSGEYRHNALDISNDAAREWAFGLIEQYLPIFPGPVWHFGADEYPAWAGGIDDFPQLAEYGRRRYGGQANGWDAFNGFINDGAERIRRHGKQIRIWSDMQRVHAQVVRVDPSTVIEHWTSDREGLLSVQDLINRGHKLVNGNDQFIYYNGGRNPDGSQRKKSDARRIYEQFRPGDMHGEDLPDDHPALLGIRFCQWNDLPVEQLESSQATELAMFDSLRAVAQAAWGSPKLTTSWGAFKPIVDNVGRAPGYAPPTTVPCGHGPGVSRDGYEVVTFFAPRADGKVEHGWQHHPGHGPWARTAFGGRYGGGIAGNTPVILDVYGRLTYLARTNAGTLECGRQPAPGSGPWTDFTELPVRVLGDPAMVLDQMGRLTFVVRAAEGGLLLGRERTPGFGEWDYTRLQVDAHGDPAIVLDREKIPCFAVRTGGSRLLLGRRERPSSGNWQYATFGADIAGDPALVLDRDRRLFAAARTTNGRLLLAQHSGTRWDTRQYSGGIAGEVALSLQPDGKLTFFARDTEGHIQHGWQNSPGLWNWSEADLGGNITSDVSAIQDHVGRLVIFARNTGGRMLHGWQSAPGQGPWDYTELSDGLR comes from the coding sequence GTGACTCCACGGACCATCCCGGCGGTCCAGAGCTGGGCGGCCAGTGATGGCCGGTACCGGTTCGGTCCCGGCAGCACGATCCTGGTGGACCCGGCCGCGTCGGCCGAGCTGACCGCGGACGCGAACACCTTCGCGGTCGACCTCGGCCTGCTGTTCGAGACCGCTCCGCCCAAGGTGCGCACCGCGGCCGCGGCCGACGCCAGGGACGGCGATCTGGTCCTGGGACTGGGGCTCAGCGACGAGCAGCTCGGCGAGGAGGGCTACCAGCTGGAGATCGGGCCGGTGCTGCGGCTGCACGCCCGGCGCAGGCTCGGCGTGTTCTGGGGCTCCCGCACGGTGTTGCAGCTGTTGCACGGCACCGCGGGCGAGCCGATCCAGGCCGGGCGGATCCGGGACTGGCCGCGCTACACCGTGCGCGGGGCGCTGCTGTGCAACGCCACCAAGCACTACGACATGGGCTGGTGGACCAACCAGATCCGGGACCTGTCCTACCTGAAGTTCAACGAGCTGGTCATCTACGTCGACGGCGTGGGCGTGACCCGCCAGGAGCTGGAACAGATCGCCCGGCTCAGCGAGCAGTACCACGTCACCGTGCTGCCGCAGCTGAACATGCCGGGCCACATGGACCAGGTGCTGCCGCCGCACCGGCAGTACCAGCTGCGCCACCCCAGCGGCGAGTACCGGCACAACGCGCTGGACATCAGCAACGACGCCGCGCGGGAGTGGGCCTTCGGCCTGATCGAGCAGTACCTGCCGATCTTCCCCGGCCCGGTGTGGCACTTCGGCGCGGACGAGTACCCGGCCTGGGCGGGCGGCATCGACGACTTCCCGCAGCTGGCCGAGTACGGCAGGCGCCGCTACGGCGGGCAGGCAAACGGTTGGGACGCCTTCAACGGCTTCATCAACGACGGCGCGGAGCGGATTCGCAGGCACGGCAAGCAGATCCGCATCTGGAGCGACATGCAGCGGGTGCACGCGCAGGTGGTGCGGGTGGACCCGAGCACCGTGATCGAGCACTGGACCAGCGACCGGGAGGGCCTGCTCTCGGTGCAGGACCTGATCAACCGCGGGCACAAGCTGGTCAACGGCAACGACCAGTTCATCTACTACAACGGCGGCCGCAACCCCGACGGCAGCCAGCGCAAGAAGAGCGACGCGCGACGGATCTACGAGCAGTTCCGGCCCGGCGACATGCACGGCGAGGACCTGCCCGACGACCACCCCGCGCTGCTGGGCATCCGGTTCTGCCAGTGGAACGACCTGCCGGTGGAGCAGCTGGAGAGCAGCCAGGCCACCGAGCTGGCCATGTTCGACAGCCTGCGCGCGGTGGCCCAGGCGGCCTGGGGTTCGCCGAAGCTGACCACCAGCTGGGGGGCGTTCAAGCCCATCGTGGACAACGTGGGCCGCGCGCCCGGTTACGCGCCGCCGACCACCGTGCCGTGCGGGCACGGACCGGGCGTGTCCAGGGACGGCTACGAGGTGGTGACCTTCTTCGCCCCGCGCGCCGACGGCAAGGTCGAGCACGGCTGGCAGCACCACCCCGGCCACGGCCCGTGGGCGCGCACCGCTTTTGGTGGCCGCTACGGCGGCGGCATCGCGGGCAACACCCCGGTGATCCTGGACGTCTACGGGCGGCTGACCTACCTGGCCCGCACCAACGCCGGCACGCTGGAGTGCGGCCGCCAGCCCGCGCCCGGCTCGGGCCCGTGGACCGACTTCACCGAGCTGCCGGTCCGGGTGCTCGGCGACCCGGCCATGGTGCTGGACCAGATGGGGCGCTTGACCTTCGTGGTCCGCGCGGCCGAGGGCGGCCTGCTGCTGGGCCGGGAACGCACCCCCGGCTTCGGCGAGTGGGACTACACCCGCCTGCAGGTCGACGCGCACGGTGATCCGGCGATCGTGCTGGACCGGGAGAAGATCCCGTGTTTCGCGGTCCGCACCGGCGGCAGCCGCCTGCTGCTGGGCCGCCGCGAACGCCCCAGCTCCGGCAACTGGCAGTACGCCACCTTCGGCGCCGACATCGCCGGCGACCCGGCCCTGGTGCTCGACCGCGACCGCAGGCTCTTCGCCGCCGCGCGCACCACCAACGGCAGGCTGCTGCTCGCCCAGCACAGCGGAACCCGGTGGGACACCAGGCAGTACAGCGGCGGCATCGCGGGCGAGGTCGCCCTGTCCCTGCAACCGGACGGCAAGCTGACCTTCTTCGCCCGCGACACCGAGGGCCACATCCAGCACGGCTGGCAGAACTCACCCGGCCTGTGGAACTGGTCGGAGGCGGACCTGGGCGGCAACATCACCAGCGACGTCAGCGCGATCCAGGACCACGTGGGCCGGCTGGTGATCTTCGCGCGGAACACCGGCGGCCGGATGCTGCACGGCTGGCAGTCCGCGCCGGGCCAGGGGCCGTGGGACTACACCGAACTGAGCGACGGGTTGCGCTGA
- a CDS encoding endo alpha-1,4 polygalactosaminidase produces MATTCGAFQPADPGRRPLRPTTRVLTLLLAALLAGGCAPGNATEEDAATPASPVAPATSTDAPPGSTGTPAPSPSEPGSAPPSPARSPQPEQRWRPAPGVTWQWQLTVPVDTSVKAEVFDIDAVENGPEVVRELKAKGSRVICYVNVGASEDYRPDAHRLRGPVQGKENGWPGERWLDVKRLDVLLPVMAERFQVCRDKGFDGIEADLADAYAHDTGHQITAEDQLAYNRALAKLAHGKGLAIGLKNALGLIPQLVAEFDFAVNEQCAEFDECARLTPFIKAGKAVLHAEYEVANDKFCPSSRKLGFSSMRKNLKLDAPRWPC; encoded by the coding sequence GTGGCGACGACTTGCGGGGCATTTCAACCGGCAGACCCTGGCCGTCGGCCGCTGCGGCCCACGACGCGTGTCCTGACCCTGCTGCTGGCCGCCTTGCTGGCCGGCGGCTGCGCACCGGGCAACGCCACCGAGGAGGACGCGGCCACCCCCGCCTCCCCGGTGGCCCCGGCCACCAGCACGGACGCCCCGCCCGGCAGCACGGGGACCCCGGCTCCTTCGCCGTCGGAGCCGGGGTCCGCCCCGCCGTCACCAGCCCGGTCGCCGCAGCCGGAACAGCGCTGGCGGCCCGCGCCGGGCGTGACCTGGCAGTGGCAGCTGACCGTGCCGGTGGACACCTCGGTCAAGGCCGAGGTCTTCGACATCGACGCGGTGGAGAACGGCCCCGAGGTGGTCCGCGAGCTCAAGGCCAAGGGCAGCAGGGTGATCTGCTACGTCAACGTGGGCGCCAGCGAGGACTACCGCCCGGACGCGCACCGCCTGCGCGGTCCGGTGCAGGGCAAGGAGAACGGCTGGCCCGGCGAGCGCTGGCTGGACGTCAAGCGCCTGGACGTGCTGCTGCCGGTGATGGCCGAACGGTTCCAGGTGTGCCGGGACAAGGGTTTTGACGGGATCGAGGCCGACCTGGCCGATGCCTACGCCCACGACACCGGCCACCAGATCACCGCCGAGGACCAGCTCGCCTACAACCGGGCGCTGGCGAAGCTGGCCCACGGCAAGGGGTTGGCCATCGGGCTGAAGAACGCGCTCGGGCTCATTCCGCAGCTGGTGGCCGAGTTCGACTTCGCGGTCAACGAGCAGTGCGCCGAGTTCGACGAGTGCGCCAGGCTCACGCCGTTCATCAAGGCGGGCAAGGCGGTCCTGCACGCGGAGTACGAGGTGGCCAACGACAAGTTCTGCCCCAGCAGCCGCAAGCTCGGCTTCAGCTCGATGCGGAAGAACCTGAAGCTGGACGCTCCGCGCTGGCCCTGTTGA